The Actinomycetota bacterium DNA window GAGGTCGCGCCCTAGTGGCCACTCACAGTAGACGGCCTTGCCGGCGGCCACCGCGGCGGACACGAGCTCTCGGTGGTGCGGGACCTTGACCGTCACTGCCACCACGTCGATGTCTGAGCGAGTGACCAATTGTTCGTGGTTAGAGAACACCGCGGTCACCCCGAACTCTTCGCCAGCGGCACGCGCGGACGCCGCGCTACGCGCGCTCAGCGCGCGGATTTCGTAGTTCGGCAGCGCGCGCAGCGCCGGGATGTGGGCGGTGGCGGCCCAACCCCGGGTGGGGTTGACACCGATGATTCCGACTCGCAGCTTCGATCGTGTTGATTCCACTTGACCGGGTGCCTGATCAGGCGACCGCGGCCTTGGCGGCCGCGATGGCTTGGACAGCCAATTCGATCCGGACGGCCTTGCCGACGAGGAGGCCGCCGGTCTCGAGCGTCACGTTCCACATGAGCCCGAAGTCCTCGCGGTTGATGTCGGTGGCTGCGCTGAAGCCGATGCGCTCGTCGCCCATCGGGGAGGCGCCGCCACCGTCGAAGTCGACTTGCAAGGTGACGGGCTTGGTGGTGTCCCGCACGGTGAGGTCGCCGACCAGCTCCCAGGAGTTGTCGTGCAATGGCCTCACTTCGGTCGACGCGAAGGTAATGGTGGGGTAGTGCTCGACGTCGAAGAAGTCCGCGCTCTTGAGGTGGGCATCTCGGTCGTCGTTGCCACTGCTCAGGCTGGCGACGTCGATCCCCACTTCGGCGTGCGACTTCTCCGGGTCTTCGGCGATCGTGATCTGACCGCGCACGTCGTTGAACCGGCCGCGTACCTTGGTGATCATGAGGTGACGGCCCACGAACTCGACGGACGTGTGGGGGCTGTCAATGTCGTAAACGCCGGCGACGGGGATGAGCCGATCGTCACGGGTCCGGAGCACACTGACTGTTCGATCCGACACAGGGATCATCTCCTTCGGTTTGCTGACGTGACCACAATATCGGCTGATGGCTGTCACGTCAACAAAAAGTCGGGTAGGGTTTGCTGATGGCAGAACCGCGCTGGCTCGACGAACGCGAAGCCCACCTTTGGCGGAGCTGGCTGCGCCTCAACCAGGACCTACTGAGCGTTCTCGAGGAGCAGATCAATCGCGAGGGTGGTCTGTCCGGCGCGGACTATGCCGTCCTCGTCCCCCTGTCGGCGGCGCCCAACGGCATGCTCCGCGCCCGAGAGCTGGGCCGCGAGATCTTGTGGGATCGCAGTCGTCTCTCCCATCAACTGGGTCGCATGGAGAAGCGGGGCCTTCTGGTCCGCGAGGAGTGCGCGGAGGACGCACGCGGCGCCATGGTCCGCATGACCGACGCCGGCCGCGCGGCAATCACTCGCGCCGCGCCCGGACACGTGGCCGCTACCCGCCGCAACTTCTTCGATCACCTGTCCAACAAGGAAGTGGACCAGCTCAGCAGCCTGATCGACCGCGTCCTCGCCAACCTCGAACGCGACGATGGCAGTAACCGAGGACGAAGCTCAGATCGTCAGGCCAGTCAGAAGCCAAAGCGATAGACCGGATCGAAACTGACGACAATTCGCCAACAGTGTGAGTTCTGGCCGAACTTTCACGACGGCCTCGAGCGCGGTGCGGCCCAGCGTCGGAGCGTGCCGCAGTGCGACGGCGAGGAATTCGGCTAGCACGCGTACGTTCGCACGCGTGCAACGGTGATGCGGCCTAGGAACTGGCGCGATCGGTGCCTATTGCGGCCAAGAGCGCCATCTGAGCAGCTTCGTCGACGATTTCATCGATGCTCACATCGGACTGGGTGCTGTGATCGGACGCCGATTTTGGCACTGGCCAGCAACAAGCGGCCCAATCGCATAACGAGTGCACGAGAGTGGACTCGAAGCTTGCGATCGCTACTGTTTCCGTTCCGTGATCGCGTCTTCCTCTTGGCCACCCTGAGTGAGATAATCGAGTAGTTTGACGACCGTTTGCACGAATTGTCGCTTCGAAAGGTGTCCTACCAAGGGCGCTAAAACGACCCGGAGGGACACCATTGGAACCCCGAGGCTCGCTGGAATACTTCACGTTCGGCCTGGTCGGCGCCGCAGCGCTAAGGCCGTCACTCGTCAGAGTCGTCGCTGTGCTTGCGACGATAAAAGGTCCTCCGTCTATCATCGTGCCGCCGCACCGACCACCATCATGACGACCATGAGCACGACGAGAGCCGCTGATCCGCTCATCATCGTT harbors:
- a CDS encoding YceI family protein is translated as MIPVSDRTVSVLRTRDDRLIPVAGVYDIDSPHTSVEFVGRHLMITKVRGRFNDVRGQITIAEDPEKSHAEVGIDVASLSSGNDDRDAHLKSADFFDVEHYPTITFASTEVRPLHDNSWELVGDLTVRDTTKPVTLQVDFDGGGASPMGDERIGFSAATDINREDFGLMWNVTLETGGLLVGKAVRIELAVQAIAAAKAAVA
- a CDS encoding winged helix-turn-helix transcriptional regulator, which encodes MAEPRWLDEREAHLWRSWLRLNQDLLSVLEEQINREGGLSGADYAVLVPLSAAPNGMLRARELGREILWDRSRLSHQLGRMEKRGLLVREECAEDARGAMVRMTDAGRAAITRAAPGHVAATRRNFFDHLSNKEVDQLSSLIDRVLANLERDDGSNRGRSSDRQASQKPKR